In Necator americanus strain Aroian chromosome IV, whole genome shotgun sequence, the following proteins share a genomic window:
- a CDS encoding hypothetical protein (NECATOR_CHRIV.G15701.T1) encodes MIILFEFTNFDKHPDEPPAPVEDATATTMKDRSLVESYVKGVASCLREKIERIGLEEQTFKTLEETAATVSSEAQGRIASINMANRIAQSNGYPAKVSHSNRSHATERRCHRVEQATKIPFCLPFISDDMSNAVRASLRQAGLQDSVRVVDIPPVNLKQQLVLNRAYDRLCETPNCIVCPSGRQGDCVVSGVIYLITCQLCGAEYIGETGRSLCIRVKEHLDGLVKSKTSSPLGAHRRQCHDNTPFKIAVTILARESDILARKTLEAFYITAKSPIMNRKEECIAVTNELAPYQDLCGF; translated from the exons ATGATAATTTTATTCGAATTTACAAATTTTGACAAGCATCCAGACGAACCACCAGCGCCAGTGGAGGATGCAACTGCAACTACG atgAAGGATCGAAGTCTTGTGGAAAGCTATGTGAAGGGCGTAGCGAGTTGTCTACGGGAAAAGATAGAACGGATAGGGTTAGAAGAGCAAACGTTCAAAACACTGGAAGAG acagcggcaacggtttcatctgaggctcaagggcgcattgcctccataaacatggctaaccgcattgctcagtccaatgggtacccagcaaaggtctctcattcaaatcggagccatgcaactgagcggcggtgccacagggtagaacaagcaacaaagatccctttctgccttccttttatttcggatgacatgagcaatgcagtgcgagcaagcttacgacaggcgggtctgcaagactcagtcagagtagtggacataccacctgTAAACCTGAAGCAGCAGCTAGTCCTCAATCGCGcatatgacagactttgtgagacaccgaattgcatcgtttgtccaagcgggaggcagggtgattgcgtggtatcgggggttatctacctaatcacctgtcagttatgtggggctgagtacattggcgaaacaggaagatcactatgtatccgcgtcaaggagcacctagacgggctcgtaaaatcaaaaacatcatcccctttaggtgctcatcgcagacagtgtcatgacaacacccctttcaagatagctgtcactatcttggcacgcgaatcagacattctagcgcgaaaaacattggaagcgttttatatcacggccaaaagtcctatcatgaatcgtaaagaagaatgcatcgctgtgaccaacgagctggcgccatatcaggacctttgcgggttttga
- a CDS encoding hypothetical protein (NECATOR_CHRIV.G15701.T2): MEGTGPAISNWYAAVLAQSCQVNLSEGKEDVVNRLAALKIMKDRSLVESYVKGVASCLREKIERIGLEEQTFKTLEETAATVSSEAQGRIASINMANRIAQSNGYPAKVSHSNRSHATERRCHRVEQATKIPFCLPFISDDMSNAVRASLRQAGLQDSVRVVDIPPVNLKQQLVLNRAYDRLCETPNCIVCPSGRQGDCVVSGVIYLITCQLCGAEYIGETGRSLCIRVKEHLDGLVKSKTSSPLGAHRRQCHDNTPFKIAVTILARESDILARKTLEAFYITAKSPIMNRKEECIAVTNELAPYQDLCGGATLITGGPLTSRFRGYQGSDEGDDAETLARVKINNNLGSA; this comes from the exons ATGGAGGGGACGGGTCCAGCGATTTCGAATTGGTACGCTGCGGTGCTCGCGCAATCATGCCAAGTGAATTTGTCGGAAGGTAAAGAGGACGTTGTAAACCGTCTGGCTGCTCTGAAAATT atgAAGGATCGAAGTCTTGTGGAAAGCTATGTGAAGGGCGTAGCGAGTTGTCTACGGGAAAAGATAGAACGGATAGGGTTAGAAGAGCAAACGTTCAAAACACTGGAAGAG acagcggcaacggtttcatctgaggctcaagggcgcattgcctccataaacatggctaaccgcattgctcagtccaatgggtacccagcaaaggtctctcattcaaatcggagccatgcaactgagcggcggtgccacagggtagaacaagcaacaaagatccctttctgccttccttttatttcggatgacatgagcaatgcagtgcgagcaagcttacgacaggcgggtctgcaagactcagtcagagtagtggacataccacctgTAAACCTGAAGCAGCAGCTAGTCCTCAATCGCGcatatgacagactttgtgagacaccgaattgcatcgtttgtccaagcgggaggcagggtgattgcgtggtatcgggggttatctacctaatcacctgtcagttatgtggggctgagtacattggcgaaacaggaagatcactatgtatccgcgtcaaggagcacctagacgggctcgtaaaatcaaaaacatcatcccctttaggtgctcatcgcagacagtgtcatgacaacacccctttcaagatagctgtcactatcttggcacgcgaatcagacattctagcgcgaaaaacattggaagcgttttatatcacggccaaaagtcctatcatgaatcgtaaagaagaatgcatcgctgtgaccaacgagctggcgccatatcaggacctttgcgg cggcgcaactctcataactggtggtccgctaacatcacgatttcgtggctatcaag gctctgacgaaggcgacgacgccgaaacgttagccagagtaaagatcaataacaatcttggttctgcttaa